TTTCCAAAGGGTAGAAAAAAAGAGGGCATGAAGAGAATAAGTGATCTACTGATTCGTGTGCTTGATGACATGAAACACAAGCTCCAAAGCTCCTATGACTTTTTTTTAAGGATATCTTTGGTATTTAATTTTTCCTTCCAACAAAGCCAAAGAAAATATTTGCAATTTAGAGGTACATCAAGACTCCAGATTGAGGAAGCAAACCAACATCTAACTTCCCTAGTATTGAGAAGTTAATAAATACATGCAATGGTGAAGTCACCTTTGCTATCAAGTTTCCATACCGGCTTATCTTCATGTAGGTTCAAAGTTATCCGTTCAAAAGATGAATTCTAACGTCTTGAGATGGTTGAATTGGTTCCATTTCTTAAAGAGATCTACAACTGCACCAAGGTCCAAGATATAAAAGGGGTCTTTCACTTGGTGCTTCTTGGTGACGATGGACTGAATGAGGCTGATTCCACCTTCCCTTGAGCCCCTTTTGAGGTTTGATACCTTCTTCCCCTTGGCCCCTGGGGCACTTACGGCTCACACTTTATGACATAATATTTTGGCACATAAAATCATTTAGAAAAGACTCATATTTATAGTAAAAATTTTGGTAAATACCCAATCAGTATCCAGTACAAAACTTTGCTGATAGTTCTTGTTCCCGTTAGTTGACACCCCACTTCTAAAGGCTCAAAGTAGATCAATGTTCAAATCCTAGGCGTTGTTCAAaagaccaaaaaagaaaaaaaatctaacatttAATCTAACgcctgattttttttctttgcatggATATAAAGTTTTAATTGGGTTTATGTTTCAAtctagatacatacatatattttgTATATGCATATGTTTCATGTATGTGCATATGTGTGCATGTATATGTATCTCCCTTTCATATATGAACTCCATGGCTGTACACATCAACCTCTTGGCCATTCTTTGACCATCCAATGTGAAATTGCTTTCTAGACGCAGATAGAGAGTTCAAAAAATGGAGTACTATTTTTCTGATTAGAAGCATGATAGCTGGAGTTTATGGTTTGTTCACCTAATTTGAGTAGCAATGCTGTCATGTAGGGTAGGCATTGGTTACCTCCTGACTCAAACTTGGATCAACCTAGAGATTTGGTTCTACGTTTTAATTCGATCGTTAATTAAGAATTAGAAAGATAGGTCTTGTGTGAGGATCCatgcgagcgtgtgtttagtcccacatcggttatttgctagatagatcttagatacttatacaagttttgaaaaattatttaaaaattagtgCGACATGAAGAACTCTTTACGTTGAGCCGCCCATTGGTCTCCCATTTTTTTCATCAACAATAGGTTTGTCCAGAgccggcccgagccttaggcgatcgaggcggtcgcctaaggcctcgggccaatggaaggcccccAGGAGGTGAAGCTAGCAaagagattgagagagagagagagagagggggaaatTTCTTGCGttgtgaccaaaaggaagcaaaggccccatataaaacgggaacAAGAGccggctacgagtcttcccccttgatggaagggaggtggagagtttcctggcctgcagaggggcaatttgggaagttggggacagtagttttgctttgggtggggagagagagagaggggagggatttggttggcttgatacacgcctgaagccactcctatctttcatcccttctcttttttggttttggtcttggttttccttccctcacattactcctgatccagcagggccatcgggaagaaagatagggggattggagatggacttcttggagggtagagagagaaaaggagggggggggtgttgaatggctgctgtgcagTGATGCTGCAATTGCTGCTTCGGTACTCACTTGaaagggagatggtgggatgggatttttattaattagatcaaGTGAAtctcccataatgcccctactttcttttACAGAGAGGTTCttttctggacaaattctttcctttaccttgaccatgaagtgccatgggatgaccttttcctattctgctcttgcttgacagGGTAAAAATATTATCAAGCATTATCTcaattatttaatcagtttcatagTTAAGATAATTACTTTTCTGTGcttccattcaaaaattatattaaattgaaaagacttcttgtctatctttgttagattcatgtatctttgttgaaatagtgtacttgataacTATCtaatttcatatcattttttaaatattttatatttattcaaaattttattattaaaaaaatgccttatttattggattcgccttaggcccccaaatgtattgggccgcccctagGTTTGTCCCGGCCTCCAGCCTAATCTGAGCCTATTGGCACCTCTCCTTCGTTTGGAGAGGGAATGAGTTTGAACCAATCTCTTTTGCTAAATTCTAGGAAATAAAACACAAGTTTCAAAAGAATATACCCCGAAACCACAAATCAGATGGCCACAAGCCTTTGGTTTGTGAGAAGGCcatcagttttctttttatgcccTTTGGTTGAAGCCCATTGGCAGCACAACGAAACTGCCGTTGTCCCGTCGAAAACGCCCACCATATAAGTCCCATGAGTTAGGTGTGGAAAGCCAAGCATATTCTTTCACAAACCTGGGAGTCCCCAAAAACCATCAACTGGCTATGGTTTTCATTCGAAAGCCATCTATTTAAGCTCCTGCAACTCgagagggagggaaggaggagAAGTTAGTCGCCATGAGTTTGAGGTACATAAGCAGGATGAGCCAAAGAGCAATACAACTGTTGAAAGAGCAGCAGATGGGCTCCAAGCCCACGGCTACTCTAAAGTCCCCCAACCCCACCCAGACTCAGGCTGGAGCCAATCAGGTCAGGTGGTTCTCCGGTGCTGCCGCCGACCACTCGGCGAAGAGTCCGGCTTTAGATGAGAAGCTGAAGAGGAGGAGAGCAGAGAAGGCTGAGAATGTCATGCACCTCATCTGTTGGGGTCCCAACTGATCTTGTGATAAGAGTTGTTTTTTATGTGTTTATGAGAGGATAGCAGATATTTAAGTATACGGAGTATATCCACTCATGGATGGTGATAAACTCGTATTTCTGGTTACTCGTTAATTTTTATTTGTGGATAAACTCGCTTCCTGGTGGATAGCAGTGCTTCTGTTGTCCTTTCTTTCCCCTTCATATGAGGCTTTGAGACAATTACACTACTTTGTTCGCTTGGCCGTGCATAATAAATATAAGAAGGGTAATATGATAGCCCGTGAAGGGATTGAATGGATTATGTCTGTAACCATTATTTTTAAGCAAAACCATGATTATCCGCCACATTTTATTGAATGGAATGCTGTAAAAAAGGCTTAATCCTAAAGGAGAGAAGCAGTAGAGGCTCTTACATGACATTAAATAACATCCTTTTTTTAACCTCTTTCCTTTCATGCCACCATACGTTTGTCAATATAAAACATCATGAGTTGATCTCAAGGAAGTAAAGACAGCTATATTGGATTGTCTTATTCCACTTATCGATATGCCGTGATTCATCGACTTCATGAATCAAGGAAAGAAAACATGCAAAAGAATCCAGAGCGCCTCATGCCAcccaaatatttgactgaattATATGAAAGGTATGAAAATAATAACTTTATTTCCATGAAAAACCCACTGTACAAATTATGCTTCTATCtccaccaaaaagaaaattcctTTACGAAACTTATACACAAAACTCTCCTCATCTCCAAATATTCAGATAAACGATATGGAAATCTACAACCCCTTCAGTTGGGGCCCCAGAAGCTCAAGAACATGACGGTCCGCAGCGCCTCCTCGTTCCGTTTCCGCTTATCCTCACCGGCCGTAACCCGAGACTGGAGATTCGACGAGGCGGTGGAAAGTCGCCTCGCCCGCCCGGACGCAGAGGAGCTGGCGGCGGTATCCTTAACCGACCTCGACGCGTGGTCGCGCATCCCCTGCGCCGCCCTCGCGCCGCTCTGGACCACGATCCTGCTCATGTACCGCAGGCTCATCCAACCGTCCAATACTCAATGAATCGGAAGACCGTCGGAGATTTCTGAAGTGGAGGATCTCAGATGGAGAAGAATGGAAAAGCGTTATCACTTTAAGAAAAGCTCGGAACTTAGAAAGTGGGATTTTGGATGGGAGAAGGTTGACAGCAAGAGAGGTATGGTACCTTTATATATAAAGATAAGGCGGAGTTCCGGTGGGCAGGTATCAATGGTTTTGGATGGGAAACAGTGGCTGGAGTTCCGGAGGGAAGTGAAAACGACGGGCTATAGCCAGTGGATTTCGACGAGGAGGACACGGGGATTCGGGGTGGATTTGGACGAGATACTGTCGGTTTTGGAAGTGGGAATTTTCTGGAAGTCGGATTCCGTGTTTGCGCCGCACGTTTATTGCGGCTGAGGGGGATTTAGTGGTAACGGAAGGGATTTGACGTGGCCTGGTGCTTGGATCCGGGAAAACCAAGGGCTTCAGTGGAGAATTtgatgcaataaatttcttgtaCGTCTCCATAGGAGATAAAACCAAGGATACCAGCCGTGTTTTTCCCTCGTTTTTATTAGGCCAGGTGGGGCTAATCCCAAATCCGACGGAGCCACTCGCAGAGTCAGAagattaattaatcaaagaaggaaaggggaggccaAGGGAACCGAATTTCTGAACTGTTGCTTAGAATAAAAGTAATAGTGATTATAAATATTTTCGCTTTTTTACTGCATGCTATATAGAAGAGAAAAGATAATGGTTATTATGTCATGTTATTTGATGTTTAATATTCTATTATAATACCAATAAAAGTTGCTTTACAGAAAAGATTGTAACAAGAAAATATTGCTCCATATTTTCTGCTGGGGGTTTTAGATCGATGGCTACAAAATTAAGGTTTAGacaattagaaaattttatgCTCCTGCAATTCCTAAGATATGCTAAGATTCAGAAGTGTTTAACCTTGGCAAGTTAGAGAGAATTTCAACTCTCTCAGAGTAATTGGAGAGTAATCAATGGAAAGAGTTTTtccaattattttttatataataattagCTAAAATGATCTTGATGATAAATTTCCTTGTTAGAATTTTAGAAATGAATTTTCAGTACTTTgctctaattgctgaaaatatataGAATATGGGCTAAGTAGTTCTAATAAATATTGGTTTCTCCTGGCTAAAAAAGCCAAATATAACTTCTAGTGAGGAATTTAATAAAAGTAACCataatataaatgcttttcaccATCAGTTTCAAATTGACAGCCCTCCACAGCAAGTAATATATCAGAACATGGAAAATGGGCAAAAAAGATCTTGGGCCATCCATAAAATTATAACGAACATGTTCCAACTCGAGAAGGTAGAGAAACCTTATTAGCTGAGGTGAGCTATGTCTATATCCTCTGGAAATTTGAACGTCTCTGCAGCGCCAAACTTCCTCCTCTCCCCTTCCCACTCATCTTCAGAGTCTTCGCAGCTATCTTCATCATCATGATGGCTGCTCGCTGATGAAGGTGTTGAAGGGTCATGGATACTTTTGGATCTGCAGTGGTTAGTTGCAAGCATTTTAACCTGACCAAGATGGGAGATCTCCACAACAACAGTGTCATCATCCATGGGAAGAGGCTGCTTCCAGGGCTCCCCATCAATTCTCATGTATGTGTGGTCTGCTGCGCCCTTGTGGAACTCGAAGCGAATTCGATGTGCCTACAAGCAGAAACAATGGACTCAAGTTGTGCATGAATTTTTTGTCGAGTAATGCATGAGTTTGACCAGAATATCCTCTAGTGGAAGTTCTCATTGTTCTGTAACAGCATTAAAAAAGATGCAcaatttataaatttcaatAACTAGTTGTCATGGATCATTATTTCTGATGGAATAGAGAGCAGATCATTACTGATACAGCAATTTGCTCGGATAAGAGTGGAAGGTGAATAATGATACAGATAACATGGTTAGTTGAAACAGGAGATTAACATACCTGTGCAAGACGAGTTCCATGTCCATTGGGAGCAAGCAAAACAAGCCCATGCCAAGCATCTCGAAAGCCAACAACCTCAAGAAGGCCATCATCGACATATGGTGCAGTCAGATCCCTCTATAGAAGACCACAATCAAAGTTTCAAGGGATGTATTTGATAAAATTTTGTCCCACAGAACCGTCTGATTATAATGAGGGAGGTGTAAGAATGGTAAAGCAAACTCACATCTCGTGTTTTCCTCTGATTTGGAGTTCCCCAAGGATTTAATCCTCCAGAAAAGCTTGGTAAGTTAAGACAAACTATCGATCTGATGCTGCAAAAAATTAAGCAGTTTACTTAGTTGGATGACCCTTTAATGTTGTGAAATAATCTGCGACCGAACATGATTACAAACAAGCAGTATATCTTGAGGAGTATATCAATGTGGTGCATAGAGTCTACAGCCGCTTTTCAATCATCCTCCCATCTCAAAACTACAGACATGGCTGGTCTTAAGAAACACCTAAAAGCCTAAAAGTCAACCAAATTAAGCCTGTATTAAAAGGAGGTCCTATTCTTTGGAAGTGCTTCCAGCAACAAGAATTTGGTAGTCTCACAAATTTTTTCAGGCAATCAcatatccattaaaaaaaaaaaatcaacatagCAGCACAAAACAAAATTAATATACAAGGAGGTTGTGTGAGAGTATGTTGTTAGGTgaaagaaaggggaaaaaaatataCACATTAAAATCTagctattatataattaaaccaCTTGGAGTAGGGCATGCAAAACTGGCCACCAATAAGTATCCACAAGGTATATGCTTTTTATCTTCTTCTGGAGGATCCTGCTAAGAGAAAGAGGGGAGCGGCACTgatagagagatagagagagactcCCCCTTTCTCTGCATTCCCACtctatccacaaatttattaaatgaTTATACCAGCTGAAGCATACATGGTTGTAACTTGGAAATGAATGAAGAAAAATGTTGCGCCATCAGTTTACCTGTGCGGAATATGGAGTTCTTCCCACTGGCCCGGTCTTTTCATGAGCTTCACCTTTGCAAGCTGAGCTATGTTCCTGCATAAACATTAAAATTAAAACTGAAAAGACCGATGCATGTTATCAGTGGTATTGGATTCTAGTAAAGTTTAGGCTGGAGATTTAAGCATGAAACAGCAGAACTGCCAAGTCCCTACTGTATGGGTAAGATTCTGTTAGTCCTTTCTCGTCATCCTCCATGCAAGGCCAGATGTTTATGTTGAGGACAGAAGTTTCATTCTAATAAATTAAGCATGCAAGGATAATAGAagtatttcaaatattttttcaccaaaaaaaaaaataaagccaGTATAAAGGTGAAGAAATTTGCTCAGATATAATATCTAAACCAGcataaatcatgtgtttaaagaaTTAGTTGTATAAAAATATGTTTCTTGAGTGTATGTTAAAGCTGGAAATAAAGCCAATAAGAAGACTGCGCTCATTCATGTTCAAGTGTAGCCCTGGATCCTTCAAAAAGGGAAACTTTAGCATGTTCTCAGTGGTAATTGAAATTGCTTATTATAGTTTAGATTGCAGgaatataaacttataatttccTAACCATCATGAACTTCATTGGGCTGAGTTAACAATGTCAGAAAATGATGACTACTCTTTCAGTTAGTACACATTATATAAACCAGAAACAAATATTTTACCTTGAAGAAGGATGAAAGAGAGAAGCACAAAACCATCCTTGTGTACATCCAAGCTTCGCATAGGTACTCTGCACTATGATAATTATGTTTATTAACATTTCCTCAAAAAAGCTTGGCTTTGCATGATAGAACGCACATCATTTAAAATGCAGTTAATAATTTCACACTAATGCACTGGTACCACACAAATTTATCTGCATCAGTCAACAATGAAGTTTATTCAAAATATTGTAGAATTTTGACAAGTTTACCAAAAGCAATAAATGCATGAGTACCTATACTTAATGGTTATATggcggaaagaaaaaagaatagcaTTTTGTGGACCTCCACAAGAGCTTGCAGCAAGACAAATTCATTTTCATACTAGGCTAAATTAAAGAATGGGAAAACAATTTCTCCTTGGAAGAATATTCATCTTGTTGTATGTGTACTACAACAGCACATAACAACAAATAACAAGAGAGAATCTTCTTATTTCTGAACCAACATGAAGAAAATATGACCTGATTAACTAACTGGTTCTTGAACTTTTCCGGGTGCTGCTTCCTCTCAGAGTGAAATGCATATGATACTTGAGCATCCATTCCTGTAACAACAGGAAATTTATCATGCACATAACCATGTTGCTCAAAATTTTAGTTAAAATAATCATCAAACGACATACCTGACTGGCATATGTTTTGTCCCTACTCACAGATTTagtaaaagagaaaataaaacaCTGCATAATATAAGAATAAGAAACATAACATCTCAGTTTATTGAACAATATACCATTTCTGTTTTCAAGTTCAATCATGCTAAGCTTGTATTTCAACAAGCAAGCATATTTTCCAGAGCAGCAATGCTTCAAACATTCTTCATATTGTGCTTATATTGCTAACAACTCTAGAGTTCTAAAGTGCTTACTGGCGGGTCACCAACTTGACCTTTACAACTTGCGGAGACAACTAGTTGTTGCACATCAAGGTGAATATATGATATCTACCCAAAATAGCCATTACCTAAAAGCTGCTTGCTACCACTTCATTCAGATTCGCCCTACAGTAAGCTTTTAAAATGAAGTGAACCAAAATGGTGACATTTTAAACTTAAAGGTGAAGATGAGGAAGCAAGAATACATGTTGTCCATTCTATAGAAGCATCGGCAGATAAGCTCAAAGCAAGATGGCTATATATACAAAAAGAATTAGTCACTAGACTCCTTTATGTGAAGAGATAATATGGGCACCATGAGACCTCACTCTGCCACATTTTGACATAGCACTAGGACATCGAGGGTGTTGATTTAGTATTTCTTCCCGTCAGTAttctcttttattattttttttctttcttttacatGCACATCTCTGAAATCATGACTAAGCAAGTTGACCTAGATCATCGAGAATCTCATAGACGAACAAGCAAAAATCCCAAAAGACAATTAAATAAtgtgaataaaaaataaaactaaaaaaaactaGCATTAAAGGTAAACGAAAGTTGATAAAGATGATTGTtacaaattattttaat
This genomic interval from Phoenix dactylifera cultivar Barhee BC4 unplaced genomic scaffold, palm_55x_up_171113_PBpolish2nd_filt_p 000092F, whole genome shotgun sequence contains the following:
- the LOC103717315 gene encoding diacylglycerol kinase 5-like isoform X2; this translates as MDDCSSEMKQPLKNFYIPDYILVPDAEREEVSYTPTCPVIVFINSKSGGQLGGDLLKTYRELLNSFQVFDLGEEAPDKVLHRLYCNFEKLKSNEDILAADIERRLRLIVAGGDGTASWLLGVVCDLKLAQPPPIATVPLGTGNNLPFSFGWGKKNPGTDRQSVEYFLEQVMKAREMQIDSWHIIMRMRAPKDGSCDPIAPLELPHALHAFHRVSSSDSLNVEGYDTFRGGFWNYFSMGMDAQVSYAFHSERKQHPEKFKNQLVNQSTYAKLGCTQGWFCASLFHPSSRNIAQLAKVKLMKRPGQWEELHIPHSIRSIVCLNLPSFSGGLNPWGTPNQRKTRDRDLTAPYVDDGLLEVVGFRDAWHGLVLLAPNGHGTRLAQAHRIRFEFHKGAADHTYMRIDGEPWKQPLPMDDDTVVVEISHLGQVKMLATNHCRSKSIHDPSTPSSASSHHDDEDSCEDSEDEWEGERRKFGAAETFKFPEDIDIAHLS